A section of the Salinigranum marinum genome encodes:
- the atpC gene encoding ATP synthase F1 subunit epsilon, which produces MHLEVRTPERLVVDVAVEAVNAPLPDGWIGILSGHAPFQARVRPGVISYRLPEGGAQQVAVHGGFLSVQNDQVTILTGVAREGVDLETLDEAISHEEKQLEAMEEEARQRFDRIYQKMTHSFSRKRRQEP; this is translated from the coding sequence ATGCATCTTGAGGTCCGCACTCCAGAGAGACTCGTCGTCGACGTGGCGGTGGAAGCCGTGAACGCGCCCCTGCCTGATGGCTGGATCGGGATCCTCTCCGGCCACGCCCCCTTCCAAGCACGCGTCCGGCCCGGCGTGATCTCCTATCGGTTGCCGGAGGGTGGGGCCCAGCAGGTCGCTGTCCACGGTGGCTTCCTATCGGTCCAGAACGACCAAGTCACCATCCTGACCGGTGTTGCGCGGGAAGGGGTCGACCTGGAGACGCTGGACGAGGCGATCAGTCACGAAGAGAAGCAGTTGGAAGCCATGGAGGAAGAGGCAAGGCAACGGTTCGATCGGATCTACCAGAAGATGACTCATTCCTTCTCGCGGAAACGACGACAAGAACCATGA
- the atpF gene encoding F0F1 ATP synthase subunit B, with protein MPEIGIGVDWTTIFLQALNFLILLAILQRFLYRPLRKKMTEREEEIESEISDAKQRAEAAEREREELEEKLEEAQEEAEKIRTEAREEAAERREEILDQAREDAADIRQEANERIRREEQAARERIQERARQTAVKLVQDLLRETGGEALHDQLVGRFLSGEDDLRDADLDRFADAIRKADGAVRVRTAYPLEANDLQRLRENLGDHLPWDDESSVPELELTVEEDPELVAGLTLLSGGVALDLNVKHALEAVTGGTTEEKKADGDERRDAPSGEEAAQDEERPRTPQGNGGEAS; from the coding sequence GTGCCGGAGATCGGTATCGGCGTGGACTGGACGACGATCTTCCTCCAGGCGCTGAACTTCCTGATCCTTCTCGCGATCCTCCAGCGGTTTCTCTACCGACCGCTCAGGAAGAAGATGACGGAACGGGAGGAGGAGATCGAATCCGAGATCTCGGATGCGAAACAGCGTGCTGAAGCGGCCGAGCGGGAACGCGAGGAACTCGAGGAGAAACTCGAGGAGGCTCAGGAGGAGGCAGAGAAGATCCGCACGGAAGCCCGTGAGGAGGCCGCCGAGAGACGGGAAGAAATCCTCGATCAGGCCCGAGAGGACGCCGCAGATATCCGTCAAGAGGCAAACGAACGAATCCGGCGCGAGGAGCAGGCCGCGCGAGAGCGGATCCAAGAGCGCGCCCGCCAGACCGCCGTCAAGCTGGTTCAGGACCTGCTCCGAGAGACGGGCGGGGAAGCATTGCACGACCAGCTCGTCGGCCGGTTCCTGAGCGGGGAGGACGATCTCCGGGACGCAGATCTTGATCGATTCGCGGACGCCATCCGCAAGGCGGACGGGGCTGTCCGGGTCCGAACGGCGTATCCGCTCGAGGCGAACGATCTACAGCGCCTGCGGGAGAACCTGGGGGACCACCTTCCCTGGGACGACGAGTCCTCGGTCCCCGAACTCGAGCTCACTGTCGAGGAAGACCCGGAGCTGGTGGCCGGTCTCACCCTGCTCTCCGGGGGCGTCGCCCTGGATTTGAACGTGAAGCACGCTCTCGAAGCGGTGACCGGGGGGACGACCGAGGAGAAAAAAGCTGATGGAGACGAGCGTCGAGACGCTCCCAGCGGTGAGGAGGCAGCTCAGGACGAGGAGCGGCCACGCACGCCTCAAGGGAACGGAGGGGAGGCCAGCTGA
- the atpE gene encoding ATP synthase F0 subunit C, translating to MVSATWFYVVVNVTAAVSIGLGVLFPAIGQARAAAAAAKATSRQPDESDVVSRTLYIGLAMIESQALYVLIVALILLFANPLEGRVSEAASQGGDAMWFLIFACVGAAVAINLGTMLASIGQGKVVESAVESIAEQPEARDDVSRSLYISLALLESLALYALIVSLILLYANPLLETALGAG from the coding sequence ATGGTCTCCGCGACCTGGTTCTACGTCGTGGTCAACGTGACCGCAGCTGTTTCGATCGGGCTGGGCGTCCTCTTCCCGGCGATTGGACAGGCCAGGGCCGCCGCCGCCGCCGCCAAGGCCACCTCCCGTCAGCCCGACGAGTCGGACGTGGTCTCCCGCACCCTGTATATCGGGTTGGCCATGATCGAGTCCCAGGCGCTCTACGTTCTGATCGTCGCCTTGATCTTGCTGTTTGCCAACCCGCTCGAGGGCCGCGTGAGCGAGGCCGCATCCCAGGGCGGCGATGCAATGTGGTTCTTGATTTTCGCCTGCGTGGGGGCGGCGGTCGCGATCAACCTGGGCACGATGCTGGCCAGCATCGGACAGGGTAAGGTCGTCGAGTCGGCGGTCGAATCCATCGCCGAACAACCCGAGGCGCGAGATGATGTCTCCCGGTCACTGTACATCAGCCTCGCACTGCTCGAGTCCCTGGCCCTGTACGCGCTGATCGTCTCGCTAATCCTCCTATACGCAAACCCGCTGCTCGAGACGGCCCTGGGGGCGGGATAG
- the atpB gene encoding F0F1 ATP synthase subunit A → MMGILVAVPLPGGGAFLISPTVLETTGMVGVVGLLGILAGRRVQARPSEWQAAIEWGYRYLEDLLSEVTEKESGHRYVPLVATLAVFILSAALMGTFPLLEAPTANLNTTVALALVVFFATHYFGIQEHGWIEYLRQFAEPSWILAPINVLGHITRTVSLAIRLFANMLSHQVIIAVLLLVAPLVIPVIFELFGLFIGALQAYIFTLLTIVYIGGAVRAQGAM, encoded by the coding sequence ATGATGGGAATCCTCGTCGCAGTTCCCCTCCCTGGCGGAGGGGCGTTCCTGATCTCCCCGACTGTCCTGGAGACCACGGGGATGGTCGGAGTCGTCGGCTTACTTGGCATCTTGGCCGGACGACGGGTTCAAGCGCGGCCAAGCGAGTGGCAGGCCGCGATCGAGTGGGGCTATCGGTACTTGGAGGATCTGCTCTCCGAGGTCACGGAGAAGGAGTCCGGCCACCGGTACGTCCCGCTCGTAGCGACCTTGGCGGTGTTCATCCTCTCAGCCGCGCTGATGGGCACCTTCCCCTTGCTCGAGGCACCCACTGCGAACCTGAATACGACCGTGGCTCTAGCGTTGGTCGTCTTTTTCGCCACTCACTACTTCGGCATTCAGGAACACGGTTGGATCGAGTACCTTCGGCAGTTTGCGGAACCTTCCTGGATCCTCGCCCCCATCAACGTCCTCGGGCACATCACGCGGACCGTCTCGCTGGCGATCCGCCTGTTCGCGAACATGCTCAGCCACCAAGTCATCATCGCAGTCCTCCTGCTGGTCGCCCCCCTGGTAATTCCCGTGATCTTCGAGCTATTCGGACTCTTCATCGGGGCGCTGCAGGCCTACATCTTCACCCTGCTCACAATCGTGTACATCGGAGGCGCCGTGCGCGCCCAGGGGGCCATGTGA
- the atpD gene encoding F0F1 ATP synthase subunit beta yields the protein MGTDDRTDDGRSDSSQEPSGELVAIHDVVLEIAFPEGSLPSIGDALSIPRPDGEVVTAEVRSHTDPDQVRALALDNPVGLHRGLDVIAAGQPLPIPVGEPILGRALNVKGVAVDHGDPIEAARHVGIEQEPPAMVDQRPSSEPYETGIKALDLLVPMPKGGKLGLFGGAGVGKTVLVMELMQRTITHEGGVPVFAGVGERTREANEVYLQMKEQGLLEDSVLVFGQMHETPGARFRVAHTALTVAEHFRDHDHRDVLLFIDNIYRFAQAGMEVSALLGRIPSEIGYQPTLDLEMGKLQERIASTTQGSITSIQAIYVPADDLTDPGVVAAFAHLDASGVLTRDLASRSFYPALDPLRSSSSLLNPRFVGEEHARIARRVKTTLAEYEDLKDIIEILGMDELSGEQRTTALRARRLQRFLTQPLFTTERYIGTKGVSVPLEDTLRGVREILDGRHDDVPEQAFYMVGTIDDALEKAQTLEDEDDDPGAPSSKHGNLADDREEGGAHAS from the coding sequence ATGGGTACGGACGACAGAACGGACGACGGACGGTCAGACTCCAGTCAGGAACCGAGCGGTGAACTCGTGGCGATCCACGACGTTGTCCTCGAGATCGCGTTCCCAGAGGGATCACTGCCTTCGATCGGTGATGCGCTCTCCATCCCTCGTCCCGATGGCGAGGTCGTCACGGCGGAGGTCCGAAGCCACACCGATCCCGATCAGGTACGGGCTCTCGCGCTTGACAACCCAGTTGGCTTGCACCGAGGCCTCGACGTGATCGCAGCAGGGCAGCCGTTGCCCATTCCCGTCGGCGAACCCATCCTCGGCCGGGCCCTCAACGTCAAAGGCGTCGCGGTGGACCACGGCGATCCGATCGAAGCGGCCCGCCACGTCGGGATCGAACAGGAACCGCCCGCCATGGTCGATCAGCGGCCCTCAAGCGAGCCGTATGAGACTGGGATCAAAGCCCTGGATCTGCTCGTCCCGATGCCCAAGGGTGGCAAACTCGGGCTCTTCGGCGGGGCGGGCGTCGGCAAGACCGTGCTCGTGATGGAGCTGATGCAGCGAACCATCACGCACGAGGGCGGAGTCCCGGTGTTCGCCGGTGTCGGCGAACGGACTCGGGAGGCAAACGAAGTCTATCTGCAGATGAAAGAGCAGGGCTTGCTGGAGGATTCGGTGCTCGTCTTCGGTCAGATGCACGAGACGCCGGGTGCCCGGTTCCGGGTCGCGCACACCGCGCTGACGGTAGCTGAGCACTTCCGGGATCACGATCATCGGGACGTGCTTCTCTTCATCGACAACATCTACCGATTCGCCCAGGCTGGGATGGAGGTCTCCGCGCTCCTGGGCAGGATCCCCTCCGAAATCGGCTACCAGCCCACGCTGGACCTGGAAATGGGTAAGCTTCAGGAGCGCATCGCGAGCACCACGCAGGGGTCGATCACGAGCATTCAAGCGATCTACGTCCCGGCGGACGACCTCACCGACCCCGGCGTCGTGGCAGCCTTCGCGCACCTCGATGCCTCGGGGGTTCTCACGCGGGACCTGGCCAGCCGGAGCTTCTACCCCGCCCTGGACCCACTTCGATCTAGCTCCTCGCTTTTGAACCCCCGCTTCGTGGGCGAGGAGCACGCCCGGATCGCGCGGAGGGTCAAGACGACGCTCGCCGAGTACGAGGACCTCAAGGACATCATCGAGATCCTCGGGATGGATGAGCTCTCCGGCGAGCAGCGCACGACCGCGCTCCGGGCCAGGCGTCTGCAACGGTTCCTCACCCAGCCGCTGTTCACGACCGAGCGCTACATCGGAACGAAGGGGGTCTCCGTGCCCCTCGAGGATACCCTCCGGGGCGTGCGCGAGATCCTCGACGGCCGCCACGACGACGTCCCCGAGCAGGCGTTCTACATGGTCGGAACGATCGACGACGCGCTCGAGAAGGCCCAGACCCTCGAGGACGAGGACGACGACCCAGGGGCGCCCTCGAGCAAGCACGGGAACCTCGCTGACGACCGTGAGGAGGGAGGAGCCCATGCATCTTGA
- a CDS encoding AtpZ/AtpI family protein — protein MTRSSWKPWEKRQGDDSTGATRSWPVPSRGNGDEEGEDASFWQAMAYLTSLGWVLALPVAAGILLGAWLDRQLGTTPTLTLGLLGAGIVIAAVQAYLMVAEAHEEGKRS, from the coding sequence ATGACAAGAAGCAGTTGGAAGCCTTGGGAGAAGAGGCAAGGCGACGATTCGACCGGAGCGACGAGAAGTTGGCCCGTCCCCTCTCGCGGGAACGGCGACGAGGAGGGCGAGGATGCGAGTTTCTGGCAGGCTATGGCCTACCTGACCTCCCTCGGTTGGGTCCTGGCGCTCCCGGTGGCGGCTGGGATTCTCCTGGGGGCGTGGCTGGACCGACAACTGGGGACTACGCCGACGTTGACCCTCGGCCTGCTCGGGGCAGGGATCGTTATCGCTGCCGTCCAAGCTTACCTCATGGTCGCCGAGGCACACGAGGAGGGGAAGCGATCATGA